One Panthera leo isolate Ple1 chromosome B1, P.leo_Ple1_pat1.1, whole genome shotgun sequence DNA window includes the following coding sequences:
- the LOC122216887 gene encoding 60S ribosomal protein L39-like, whose product MFSHETFRIKGLLAKRQKQNHPISQWIQMKTGNKIRYNSKRRHWKRTKQGL is encoded by the coding sequence ATGTTTTCTCATGAGACTTTTAGAATCAAGGGACTCCTGGCCAAGAGACAAAAGCAGAATCATCCCATTTCCCAGTGGATTCAGATGAAAACTGGTAATAAAATCAGGTACAACTCCAAGAGGAGGCATTGGAAAAGAACCAAGCAGGGTCTGTAA